In one Mucilaginibacter ginsenosidivorax genomic region, the following are encoded:
- the rpsN gene encoding 30S ribosomal protein S14 — protein sequence MAKEGVKAREVKRAKLVAKYAEKRAALKEAGDYVGLDKLPKASSPVKLHNRCKLTGRPRGYMRQFGISRVTFREMALDGKIPGVKKASW from the coding sequence ATGGCTAAAGAAGGTGTAAAAGCTCGTGAAGTAAAGCGCGCTAAATTGGTTGCTAAATACGCAGAGAAAAGAGCAGCCCTTAAAGAAGCCGGCGATTACGTTGGTTTAGATAAATTACCTAAGGCATCATCTCCGGTAAAATTACACAACCGTTGTAAATTAACCGGCCGCCCACGTGGTTATATGCGTCAGTTTGGTATTTCACGCGTAACATTCCGTGAAATGGCCCTTGATGGCAAAATCCCGGGAGTAAAGAAAGCAAGCTGGTAA
- the rplE gene encoding 50S ribosomal protein L5, with protein MTYVPRLKTKYKDEIRTALKDKFQYKSVMQVPKLEKIAINQGVGGATTDKKLIENTITELTTITGQQAVSSKSKKDISNFKLRKNMPVGVRVTLRDNTMYEFLDRLIAVALPRIRDFKGINDKGFDGRGNYTLGITEQIIFPEINIDKINKIQGMDITFVTSATNDVEALELLKQFGLPFKNQNSNG; from the coding sequence ATGACTTACGTACCAAGATTAAAAACAAAATACAAGGACGAAATTCGCACCGCGCTGAAAGATAAATTTCAGTACAAAAGCGTAATGCAGGTTCCTAAACTGGAGAAAATTGCCATTAACCAGGGTGTTGGCGGTGCTACTACCGATAAAAAACTTATCGAGAACACCATCACCGAGTTAACAACCATCACTGGCCAGCAGGCAGTATCTTCAAAATCTAAAAAAGATATCTCGAACTTTAAATTGCGTAAAAATATGCCGGTTGGCGTACGTGTTACCTTGCGTGACAACACAATGTATGAGTTTTTAGATCGTTTAATCGCTGTTGCCCTGCCACGTATCCGTGACTTTAAAGGCATCAACGACAAAGGTTTTGACGGCAGAGGTAACTATACTTTAGGTATTACAGAGCAAATTATATTCCCTGAGATAAATATTGACAAAATCAATAAAATCCAAGGTATGGATATTACCTTTGTAACCTCCGCAACAAACGATGTTGAAGCATTGGAGTTGTTGAAACAATTTGGATTACCATTTAAAAATCAAAATAGCAATGGCTAA
- the rplX gene encoding 50S ribosomal protein L24, whose translation MEKKKVATPGKLKIRKGDLVKVIAGDSKGSQGKVVEVIIAKNRAVVEGANMVSKHTKPNAANPNGGIVKQEAAIHISNLALVDPKSGNTTRVGRKLNDAGKLVRVAKKSGEEIK comes from the coding sequence ATGGAAAAGAAAAAAGTTGCAACACCAGGCAAACTGAAAATTCGCAAAGGCGACCTGGTAAAAGTTATAGCCGGCGATTCAAAAGGATCGCAAGGTAAAGTAGTTGAGGTGATAATAGCAAAAAACAGGGCTGTTGTTGAAGGTGCCAATATGGTATCAAAACATACCAAACCTAATGCTGCTAACCCTAACGGCGGAATTGTTAAACAAGAGGCTGCTATACATATTTCAAACCTTGCGCTGGTTGACCCTAAATCAGGTAATACAACCCGTGTTGGCCGTAAATTGAACGATGCCGGCAAATTAGTAAGGGTAGCAAAAAAATCAGGGGAGGAAATTAAGTAA
- the rplN gene encoding 50S ribosomal protein L14, which yields MVQQESRLNVADNSGAKEVLVIRVLGGTGKRYASIGDKIVVTVKSALPSGNVKKGTVSKAVVVRTKKEIRRKDGSYIRFDDNAAVLLNNQDEPRGTRIFGPVARELREKQFMKIVSLAPEVL from the coding sequence ATGGTACAACAGGAATCAAGATTAAACGTAGCCGATAACAGTGGCGCTAAAGAAGTTTTAGTGATCCGCGTGTTAGGTGGTACCGGCAAAAGGTATGCATCTATAGGCGATAAGATAGTAGTAACCGTAAAAAGCGCTTTACCATCAGGTAACGTAAAAAAAGGTACTGTATCAAAAGCCGTAGTAGTACGCACCAAAAAAGAGATCCGCAGAAAAGATGGTTCATACATCCGTTTCGACGATAACGCAGCTGTTTTGTTAAATAACCAGGATGAGCCAAGAGGCACACGTATCTTTGGCCCTGTTGCAAGAGAACTGCGTGAGAAACAATTTATGAAAATTGTATCATTAGCACCGGAGGTATTGTAA
- the rpsQ gene encoding 30S ribosomal protein S17, whose product MERNLRKTRTGLVVSNKMEKSIVVAVERKVKHPIYGKFVKKTTKFMAHDETNTCGIGDTVLIMETRPLSKSKNWRLVQILERAK is encoded by the coding sequence ATGGAAAGAAATTTAAGAAAAACACGTACCGGCCTGGTGGTTAGCAATAAGATGGAAAAATCTATTGTAGTGGCTGTTGAGCGTAAAGTGAAACACCCTATCTACGGTAAATTCGTGAAAAAAACCACAAAATTTATGGCTCATGATGAGACCAACACTTGTGGCATTGGCGATACCGTATTGATTATGGAAACCCGCCCGCTGAGCAAGAGCAAAAACTGGAGATTAGTTCAAATTTTAGAAAGGGCTAAATAA
- the rpmC gene encoding 50S ribosomal protein L29, whose protein sequence is MKNSEILGLSTEELVAKIGEERSTLTKLKFAHAVSAIENPSRITKVRKGIAQLNTELTKRKAASASEKN, encoded by the coding sequence ATGAAGAACTCAGAAATTTTGGGACTATCTACAGAAGAACTGGTAGCAAAAATCGGCGAGGAAAGGTCAACCCTTACCAAATTGAAATTTGCTCACGCGGTATCGGCTATCGAGAATCCATCCCGTATAACAAAGGTACGCAAGGGAATTGCTCAGTTAAATACTGAATTAACAAAACGCAAAGCGGCGTCGGCTTCTGAAAAGAATTAA
- the rplP gene encoding 50S ribosomal protein L16 → MLQPKRTKFRKMQKGRMKGLATRGAELSFGSFGVKSLEAAWITSRQIEAARIAVTRFMKREGQVWIRIFPDKPVTKKPAEVRMGKGKGAPEYWVAVVRPGRIIFEAEGVPMEVAKEALRLAAQKLPVQTRFIVRRDYVEA, encoded by the coding sequence ATGCTACAGCCAAAAAGAACGAAGTTCAGAAAGATGCAAAAAGGCAGGATGAAAGGTTTAGCCACTCGTGGTGCTGAACTTTCATTCGGATCTTTCGGTGTAAAATCACTCGAAGCGGCATGGATTACCAGCCGCCAGATCGAGGCTGCACGTATTGCTGTAACACGTTTTATGAAACGTGAAGGCCAGGTGTGGATCAGGATTTTCCCTGACAAGCCTGTAACCAAGAAACCAGCAGAGGTACGTATGGGTAAAGGTAAAGGTGCTCCTGAGTACTGGGTAGCGGTAGTACGCCCCGGAAGGATCATTTTTGAGGCCGAAGGTGTGCCTATGGAAGTTGCTAAAGAGGCTTTGCGCCTTGCAGCACAAAAACTTCCGGTACAAACAAGATTTATTGTACGTAGGGATTACGTAGAAGCATAA